Proteins from a single region of Rhizobium binae:
- the msrA gene encoding peptide-methionine (S)-S-oxide reductase MsrA: MTEERAVLAGGCFWGMQDLIRRYKGVISTRVGYTGGDVPNATYRNHGTHAEAIEILFDPAKISYRDILEFFFQIHDPTTRNRQGNDVGTSYRSAIFYTSPEQERVARETIADVDASGLWPGKVVTEVVPAGDFWEAEPEHQDYLERIPNGYTCHFVRPGWKLPARQQIA; this comes from the coding sequence ATGACCGAAGAACGTGCAGTGCTCGCCGGTGGCTGCTTCTGGGGCATGCAGGACCTCATCCGCCGCTATAAGGGCGTGATATCGACCCGCGTCGGCTATACCGGCGGCGACGTGCCGAATGCGACCTACCGCAACCACGGAACCCATGCCGAGGCGATCGAGATTCTCTTCGATCCCGCCAAGATCAGCTATCGGGACATTCTCGAATTCTTCTTCCAGATCCACGATCCGACGACGCGCAATCGCCAGGGCAACGACGTCGGCACGAGCTACCGCTCGGCGATTTTCTACACCAGCCCCGAGCAGGAGCGCGTCGCCAGGGAAACGATCGCCGATGTCGACGCATCCGGCCTGTGGCCCGGCAAGGTCGTCACCGAAGTCGTTCCGGCCGGCGATTTCTGGGAGGCCGAACCCGAGCACCAGGACTATCTCGAGCGCATCCCGAACGGCTATACCTGCCACTTCGTCCGACCCGGCTGGAAGCTGCCGGCCCGCCAGCAGATCGCCTGA
- a CDS encoding carbohydrate ABC transporter permease — protein sequence MAISSRQSSDGSPSYSLYLIPGAIGFILIVLIPQLANLGLSFTAWKGVGTPRPVGLQNYHRLLTDDQFWGSMYHTLLFIVSMTVIPVCIGLVLAALLFDYVRDQFGEWVSSFFRAGFYLPQILPVTVAGVLWGWILNPVGVINITLKAIGLDNLAQNWIGDATYALAAVSLVIVWIQVGYCLVVFMAGLSRIDPSLYEAAELDGANWWSRLVTITIPLLAPEIFVVVLTTLIAALKVFAPIFVITAGGPDNSTLVPSYLTYYHFFTTQRVGYAAAIAVVQTTLTIALAVIFLRFQSQQEARE from the coding sequence ATGGCCATATCCAGCCGGCAATCGAGCGACGGTTCACCAAGTTATAGCCTCTACCTCATCCCGGGCGCGATTGGCTTCATTCTAATCGTGCTCATACCGCAGCTTGCCAATCTCGGACTGAGCTTCACGGCATGGAAAGGTGTCGGCACGCCTCGCCCGGTCGGCCTGCAGAATTATCATCGCCTGCTTACGGACGATCAATTCTGGGGATCGATGTATCACACGCTGCTGTTCATCGTCTCGATGACGGTAATACCGGTGTGCATCGGCCTGGTGCTGGCCGCTCTGCTGTTCGACTACGTCAGGGACCAGTTCGGGGAATGGGTTTCGAGCTTCTTCAGGGCCGGTTTTTACTTACCGCAGATTTTGCCCGTAACGGTCGCGGGCGTGCTCTGGGGCTGGATTCTCAATCCCGTTGGTGTCATCAACATCACGCTGAAGGCCATCGGCCTTGATAACCTCGCCCAGAACTGGATCGGCGATGCGACATACGCGCTTGCTGCCGTCTCGCTCGTCATTGTCTGGATACAGGTCGGCTATTGTCTGGTGGTTTTCATGGCCGGTCTTTCGCGCATCGACCCTTCTCTCTACGAGGCTGCCGAGCTCGATGGGGCAAACTGGTGGAGCCGGCTGGTGACGATCACCATTCCGCTCCTGGCGCCGGAGATTTTCGTCGTTGTGCTGACCACGCTGATCGCAGCGCTTAAAGTCTTTGCGCCAATCTTTGTCATCACCGCCGGCGGCCCCGACAATTCCACCCTCGTGCCATCCTATCTGACTTACTACCACTTCTTCACAACACAACGCGTCGGCTATGCCGCAGCCATCGCGGTCGTGCAGACGACTCTGACGATCGCTTTGGCCGTGATTTTCCTACGTTTCCAGTCCCAGCAGGAGGCGAGGGAGTAG
- a CDS encoding ABC transporter substrate-binding protein, with protein sequence MKRIARLALALGTAMLMTSIGHAEQKTFKIWWFEEPTTAQGIVWKKALEEFQAKHPDINISFEQKTFQQLQASGGMILNSDQAPDVLEYNKGNATAGLVASQGLLTNLDAYVKKEGWDKILNEGDFVLSRYDEKGIYGSGPIWGVSVFGEYVSCFYNIDMFEKAGLKPPTTLEEWVADMEAFKQKGVTPLALGAIDTSGQHLLASLAYTKADDAWVQNYQGLKAPLDGAPYLYAAQTLVDWVGKGYISKDSTGMKDPDAALLFTSGKAPMYVSGTWNLGTFASTIKDFKWGQFVIPTPKYSVGSTGNLWVVPKGSKNPDLAAEWISLTLSPKYQAELGNAGGVPIAADLSAITNPIGKNAAAVFKQISDKNGLGFYPDWPVPGYYDVLNQKDTGLFQGSLTAEQFVEEIKQVYDDAQENQ encoded by the coding sequence ATGAAAAGAATTGCAAGACTTGCGCTAGCACTCGGCACGGCCATGCTGATGACATCAATCGGCCATGCTGAACAGAAGACCTTCAAAATCTGGTGGTTCGAGGAGCCGACCACGGCTCAGGGCATTGTCTGGAAGAAAGCGCTCGAGGAGTTCCAGGCGAAACATCCGGATATCAACATCAGCTTCGAGCAGAAGACCTTTCAGCAGTTGCAGGCCTCAGGCGGCATGATCCTCAATTCCGATCAGGCCCCCGACGTGCTCGAGTACAACAAGGGCAACGCCACCGCTGGCTTGGTTGCAAGCCAGGGATTGCTGACCAATCTGGATGCCTATGTGAAGAAGGAAGGCTGGGACAAGATCCTTAACGAAGGCGATTTTGTCCTAAGCCGTTATGACGAAAAGGGCATCTATGGCTCCGGACCCATTTGGGGCGTCTCGGTCTTCGGCGAATATGTTTCGTGCTTCTATAATATTGACATGTTCGAAAAGGCAGGCCTAAAGCCGCCGACGACACTCGAAGAGTGGGTCGCCGACATGGAAGCCTTCAAGCAGAAGGGTGTCACGCCTCTCGCGCTCGGCGCCATCGACACCAGTGGCCAGCACTTGCTTGCCTCTCTCGCCTATACCAAGGCCGATGACGCCTGGGTCCAGAATTATCAGGGTTTGAAGGCTCCCCTCGACGGCGCGCCCTATCTCTATGCGGCGCAGACATTGGTCGACTGGGTTGGCAAGGGCTACATCAGCAAGGACTCCACGGGCATGAAGGACCCGGACGCGGCTCTGCTCTTTACCTCCGGCAAAGCACCGATGTACGTCTCGGGCACGTGGAATCTCGGCACCTTCGCCTCGACCATCAAGGACTTCAAATGGGGCCAGTTCGTCATTCCGACGCCGAAATATTCGGTCGGCTCGACAGGCAATCTCTGGGTCGTTCCCAAGGGTAGCAAGAATCCCGATCTCGCCGCCGAGTGGATCAGTCTGACCTTGTCGCCGAAGTACCAAGCTGAACTCGGCAATGCCGGCGGCGTGCCGATTGCCGCTGATCTTTCCGCCATCACCAACCCCATCGGCAAGAACGCCGCAGCGGTTTTCAAGCAGATCTCTGACAAAAACGGCCTGGGTTTCTATCCTGACTGGCCGGTCCCCGGCTACTACGACGTGCTCAATCAGAAAGACACCGGTCTCTTCCAGGGCAGTCTGACTGCGGAACAATTCGTCGAAGAGATCAAGCAGGTCTACGACGACGCGCAGGAAAATCAGTAG
- a CDS encoding carbohydrate ABC transporter permease — MAYSVLSDGTTKAKATAPADRARRDPMRWVVLAILILLLAFTLFPFFLALLNAVKASAEYAVGGPLSIPRSIDLTAIEKFWTVSEFGRKLLNSVVISLAVSVLGVLISLFNAYAIGVGKVPGSRVILVVFLLGIMVPQESIIYPLYYMAKASGLYDTQLSVIIIFAVLQSAFGTYLLSTVLNTFPKEILEAAEMDGSTHWKTLWFVVVPMLRPTLMVLGTFFFIWTWNEFLIPLVMLVSNNNQTVSVAMGLTRGQNMSDPVLQASAAFLGIVPTVIFFLIFQRTLTRGIAAGAVK, encoded by the coding sequence ATGGCTTACTCAGTTCTCAGCGACGGTACCACCAAGGCAAAAGCGACCGCACCTGCCGATCGCGCCCGACGCGATCCCATGCGGTGGGTGGTGCTGGCCATCCTTATTCTGCTCCTCGCCTTTACGCTTTTTCCCTTTTTCCTTGCTCTGCTCAACGCCGTCAAGGCGAGCGCCGAATACGCGGTCGGCGGACCGCTTTCGATTCCTCGGTCGATTGATCTCACGGCGATCGAGAAATTCTGGACGGTGTCTGAATTCGGCCGCAAGCTGCTCAACAGCGTGGTGATCAGTCTGGCTGTATCGGTGTTGGGGGTACTGATAAGCCTGTTCAACGCCTATGCGATTGGGGTCGGCAAGGTGCCGGGTTCGCGCGTGATTTTGGTGGTCTTTCTTCTCGGCATTATGGTGCCGCAGGAGTCCATTATTTACCCGCTTTACTACATGGCGAAAGCGAGCGGCCTCTACGATACGCAGCTTTCCGTGATCATCATTTTCGCGGTCCTGCAAAGCGCTTTCGGGACTTACCTGCTCTCGACCGTGCTGAATACCTTTCCCAAGGAAATCCTCGAAGCGGCCGAGATGGATGGCTCGACCCACTGGAAAACGCTATGGTTTGTGGTCGTTCCGATGCTGAGGCCGACGCTCATGGTCCTGGGAACCTTCTTTTTCATCTGGACTTGGAACGAATTCTTGATCCCGCTCGTCATGCTGGTGTCCAACAACAACCAGACGGTCTCGGTCGCCATGGGCCTTACCCGCGGTCAGAACATGTCGGACCCGGTGCTGCAGGCCTCGGCGGCTTTCCTGGGTATAGTACCGACCGTGATCTTCTTCTTGATCTTCCAGCGCACGCTGACGCGCGGCATCGCCGCCGGAGCAGTCAAATGA
- a CDS encoding inositol monophosphatase family protein, with protein MTSSPISARLSPTASSRLVVLAEAVVKAGETARVSLRRRTSREMLAKAPRDYQTEIDVAVERIIVDEMTKAFPDYAIQGEETVGNRTAGPDTPVIYIDPIDGTTNYAWGVPHFGITIAIAEGGRLVAGVVYDAMQDELFSAERGGGAYLNGERIRCADVADIENVLIGAGLPIPGQVKAVAEETYFDAIKRLMANTAGVRRLGSAALSIAYVACGRLDGFFEDGLSIHDFGASALMVEEAGGIVTRFSGTEVDGKGDILAASKALHPWLKEGFGIKG; from the coding sequence ATGACATCCTCCCCCATATCAGCGCGTCTTTCACCGACCGCTTCATCCCGTCTTGTCGTGCTTGCCGAAGCAGTGGTGAAGGCGGGAGAAACCGCCCGCGTCTCGCTGCGGCGGCGAACATCTCGGGAAATGCTCGCCAAGGCGCCGCGCGACTATCAGACCGAGATCGATGTCGCCGTCGAGCGGATCATCGTCGACGAAATGACCAAGGCCTTTCCTGATTATGCCATCCAGGGCGAGGAAACCGTTGGTAACCGCACGGCCGGGCCGGACACGCCGGTCATCTACATCGACCCGATCGACGGCACCACCAATTACGCCTGGGGCGTCCCGCATTTCGGCATCACGATCGCCATCGCTGAAGGCGGCAGGCTGGTGGCCGGCGTCGTTTACGATGCCATGCAGGACGAGCTGTTCAGCGCCGAACGCGGCGGCGGCGCCTATCTTAACGGCGAGCGCATCCGCTGCGCCGATGTCGCCGACATCGAAAACGTGCTGATCGGCGCCGGGCTGCCCATTCCAGGCCAGGTGAAGGCGGTTGCGGAAGAGACCTATTTCGATGCCATCAAGCGCCTGATGGCCAACACGGCGGGCGTGCGCCGCCTGGGCTCGGCGGCGCTGTCGATCGCCTATGTCGCCTGCGGCCGGCTGGACGGTTTCTTCGAGGACGGGCTTTCGATCCATGACTTCGGCGCCTCGGCCCTGATGGTCGAAGAGGCAGGCGGCATCGTCACCCGTTTTTCCGGCACCGAAGTCGACGGGAAGGGCGATATCCTCGCCGCCAGCAAGGCGCTGCATCCCTGGCTCAAGGAAGGCTTCGGGATCAAGGGGTGA
- a CDS encoding ABC transporter permease, giving the protein MSADTALAAPRGHQFINRGSSIGLLLVALPVLLLAWLIVYPIFSAVVGTIFVRGPDGATDLTFASYSFFFTDGYSLANLWMTLWTTAICGILLLMIGFPIALYLRFSQGRLVAYVQALAIFPMFVPSIILAYALIRTIGPNGTVDLLLNAVGLPKLRTPYMTPWGPVIGLVWDNLPLTVLMLTAGLSAVSNSAVEAARDVGASPLRVFVSIILPRMGNSLLVTASFAVLGIFSAFTLPYVLGPASPEMMGPFMQRTFADMNDPLNAMTQAVITFGFCLVFGIFYIRTIARNREARP; this is encoded by the coding sequence ATGTCCGCCGACACCGCGCTGGCGGCACCGCGCGGTCACCAATTCATCAACAGGGGGAGCTCGATCGGGCTTCTCCTCGTCGCCCTGCCGGTTTTGCTGCTGGCGTGGCTGATCGTCTATCCGATCTTTTCGGCGGTCGTCGGCACCATCTTCGTTCGAGGCCCCGATGGCGCGACGGACCTGACGTTCGCCTCCTACAGCTTCTTCTTCACCGACGGCTACAGCCTCGCCAACCTGTGGATGACGCTCTGGACCACTGCCATCTGCGGCATTCTGCTGCTGATGATCGGCTTTCCGATCGCGCTTTACCTTCGCTTCTCGCAAGGGCGCCTTGTCGCCTATGTGCAGGCGCTGGCGATCTTTCCGATGTTCGTGCCGTCGATCATCCTCGCCTATGCGCTGATCAGGACGATCGGGCCGAACGGCACCGTCGACCTGCTGCTGAATGCCGTCGGTCTGCCCAAGCTGCGCACCCCCTACATGACGCCGTGGGGACCGGTCATCGGCCTCGTCTGGGATAATCTGCCCCTGACGGTTTTGATGCTGACGGCCGGGCTTTCCGCCGTGTCGAACAGCGCCGTCGAGGCCGCCCGCGACGTCGGCGCAAGCCCACTTCGGGTCTTCGTCTCGATCATCCTGCCGCGCATGGGCAATTCCCTGCTGGTCACCGCATCCTTTGCCGTGCTCGGCATCTTCTCGGCCTTCACGCTTCCCTATGTGCTCGGCCCGGCATCGCCGGAGATGATGGGGCCGTTCATGCAGCGCACTTTTGCCGACATGAATGACCCGCTGAACGCCATGACCCAGGCGGTCATCACATTCGGCTTCTGCCTGGTCTTCGGTATCTTCTATATCCGGACGATTGCCCGCAATCGCGAGGCCCGCCCATGA
- a CDS encoding sugar phosphate isomerase/epimerase family protein, whose amino-acid sequence MSNPAKSIRIGTMVSGNKGDAAERIGQIADLGFESFEPFFWQTTKGQDLAELGKRCLEAIGDRDITISTLGMFGNPLEESASDLETLQGWKDCIDNAHHFGASCVAGFTGRIRGKPLTDSLGRYKQIWSELAKRAADKGIKIAFENCAMDGNWASGDWNIAHNPDAWELIFNETPDDHIGLEWEPCHQMVYLIDPMPQIRKWAHKFFHVHGKDATIRWEVIKEHGIFGKEKFVFMRTPGFGDSNWTDIISELRLAGWSGSIDIEGWHDPVYRDELEMTGQVHGLNYLKKCRGGDFVVDP is encoded by the coding sequence GTGAGCAACCCTGCAAAATCCATTCGCATCGGCACCATGGTCAGCGGCAACAAGGGCGATGCCGCCGAGCGCATCGGCCAGATTGCCGATTTGGGCTTTGAAAGCTTCGAGCCCTTCTTCTGGCAGACGACCAAGGGCCAGGACCTCGCCGAACTCGGCAAGCGCTGCCTCGAGGCGATCGGCGACCGCGACATCACGATCTCGACGCTCGGCATGTTCGGCAATCCGCTGGAAGAGAGCGCAAGCGATCTGGAGACGCTGCAGGGCTGGAAGGATTGCATCGACAATGCCCATCACTTCGGCGCATCTTGCGTCGCCGGCTTCACCGGCCGCATCCGCGGCAAGCCGCTGACCGACAGCCTGGGCCGCTACAAGCAGATCTGGAGCGAGCTCGCCAAGCGTGCCGCCGACAAGGGCATCAAGATCGCCTTCGAGAACTGCGCCATGGACGGCAACTGGGCGAGCGGCGACTGGAACATCGCCCATAATCCGGACGCCTGGGAGCTGATCTTCAACGAGACGCCGGATGATCATATCGGCCTGGAATGGGAGCCCTGCCATCAGATGGTCTATCTGATCGACCCCATGCCGCAGATCCGCAAATGGGCGCACAAATTCTTCCACGTCCATGGCAAGGACGCGACCATCCGCTGGGAGGTCATCAAGGAACACGGCATCTTCGGCAAGGAGAAATTCGTCTTCATGCGCACGCCGGGTTTCGGCGACAGCAACTGGACCGACATCATTTCCGAACTGCGCCTTGCCGGCTGGTCCGGCTCGATCGACATCGAAGGCTGGCACGACCCGGTCTATCGCGACGAGCTCGAAATGACTGGCCAGGTTCACGGGCTCAACTATCTGAAGAAGTGCCGGGGCGGAGATTTCGTTGTTGATCCCTGA
- a CDS encoding ABC transporter ATP-binding protein: MAHLAIEGVSKLFGSASAVRDFSLEVGDGELVCLLGPSGSGKSTLLRMIGGFERPSGGTIRIDARDVTSLPPERRPTGMVFQSHALWTHMDVFNNIAFGLKLRRLPKSEIRQRVKDALDLVGLANYGRRMTTQLSGGQQQRVALARSLVLEPKILLLDEPFASLDQHLRERLREEVRDIQQRLGITTLFVTHGQDEALALADRIVVMRDGCTEQIAAPNVIYRQPQTAFVAGFIGSMNFVQSRTKSGVCDHPLFPLAVPVEDGPVTLAARPEALTIRLSDRPDAATVHRIVDFGTHKMVDVDLADGSRLKAMVAPDDRIRTGMKVEPGFASFFVFRDNELLHRSITASDDAETRALLQV, from the coding sequence ATGGCACATCTGGCGATCGAAGGCGTGTCGAAGCTGTTTGGATCAGCCTCTGCCGTTCGCGATTTTTCGCTCGAAGTCGGCGACGGCGAACTCGTCTGCCTGCTCGGCCCATCCGGCTCCGGCAAGTCGACGCTTCTCAGAATGATCGGCGGCTTCGAGCGTCCGAGCGGCGGCACGATCCGCATCGATGCCAGGGATGTGACGAGCCTGCCGCCCGAGCGGCGCCCGACTGGCATGGTGTTTCAGAGCCATGCTCTCTGGACGCACATGGATGTCTTCAACAACATCGCCTTCGGTCTGAAGCTCCGCCGGCTGCCGAAATCCGAAATTCGCCAGCGCGTCAAGGATGCGCTTGATCTGGTCGGCCTTGCCAATTACGGGCGGCGTATGACGACGCAACTGTCGGGCGGACAGCAGCAGCGCGTGGCGCTTGCCCGCTCGCTGGTGCTCGAGCCGAAGATCCTTCTGCTCGACGAGCCCTTCGCCAGCCTCGATCAGCATCTGCGCGAAAGGCTGCGGGAGGAGGTGCGCGATATTCAGCAGCGCCTCGGCATCACCACCCTGTTCGTCACCCACGGTCAGGACGAGGCTTTGGCGCTCGCCGATCGCATCGTCGTCATGCGCGACGGATGCACGGAACAGATCGCGGCGCCGAACGTCATTTATCGGCAGCCGCAGACGGCTTTCGTCGCCGGTTTCATCGGCTCGATGAACTTCGTCCAGAGCCGCACCAAAAGCGGCGTCTGCGACCATCCGCTCTTCCCGCTGGCGGTTCCGGTCGAAGACGGGCCGGTGACGCTGGCCGCCCGTCCGGAAGCGCTGACGATCCGTCTCTCGGACCGGCCGGATGCCGCGACTGTCCATCGCATCGTCGATTTCGGCACTCACAAGATGGTTGATGTCGATCTTGCCGACGGCAGCCGCCTGAAAGCCATGGTGGCGCCGGACGATCGGATCCGGACCGGGATGAAGGTCGAGCCGGGCTTCGCCAGCTTTTTCGTCTTCCGCGACAATGAACTCCTCCACCGGTCGATAACGGCAAGTGACGATGCGGAGACGAGAGCGCTGCTGCAGGTTTAA
- a CDS encoding ABC transporter permease encodes MSADRPGIAFRFDWIGLLFACLLTLFIALPLIVVGTWAFTEVWRYPSVIPQQFGLRFWGQTLARGDVWDALFLSLRLTATVTLLSAVICLPAAYAFARLRFPGRNILFLSFLASHAFPKFGLLVAIAGIFLQLGLISTFWGVVLIQLVGTLMLMIWIPVAAFQNVDRRMEEAARDAGASPLRVFWSITLPQAAPTISAALLLTFVGTFYETEGAWLIGAPGIRTMPVLMISFINNQIVVQYGAVLSVMLWVPSFIALIFARRVIGTGAFARGFGA; translated from the coding sequence ATGAGTGCCGACAGACCAGGCATCGCTTTCCGCTTCGACTGGATCGGCCTGCTCTTCGCATGCCTGCTGACGCTGTTCATCGCGCTGCCGCTGATCGTCGTCGGCACATGGGCCTTCACCGAGGTCTGGCGTTACCCCTCGGTCATCCCGCAGCAGTTCGGCCTGCGGTTCTGGGGCCAGACGCTGGCGCGGGGAGATGTCTGGGATGCGCTCTTTCTCAGTCTGCGGCTGACGGCGACGGTGACCCTGCTCTCCGCCGTCATCTGCCTTCCAGCCGCCTACGCCTTTGCGCGCCTGCGCTTTCCCGGCAGGAACATCCTGTTCCTGTCATTTCTCGCATCGCATGCCTTCCCGAAATTCGGCCTGCTCGTCGCCATTGCCGGCATTTTCCTGCAGCTCGGCCTGATCAGCACCTTCTGGGGTGTCGTGCTGATCCAGCTCGTCGGCACGCTGATGTTGATGATCTGGATTCCGGTCGCAGCCTTCCAGAATGTCGACCGGCGCATGGAAGAGGCGGCACGCGATGCCGGCGCTTCGCCGCTGCGCGTCTTCTGGTCGATTACCCTGCCGCAAGCCGCGCCGACGATATCAGCCGCCCTGCTGCTGACCTTCGTCGGCACCTTTTACGAGACCGAAGGCGCCTGGCTGATCGGCGCGCCCGGGATTCGCACCATGCCGGTGCTGATGATCAGCTTCATCAACAATCAAATCGTCGTGCAATACGGCGCCGTGCTCTCGGTGATGCTGTGGGTGCCGTCCTTCATCGCGCTGATCTTTGCGCGCCGTGTGATCGGCACGGGCGCCTTTGCGAGAGGTTTCGGCGCGTGA
- a CDS encoding ABC transporter ATP-binding protein has product MSQDIQIELSGVEKHYGAFHALKNVNLSIPKGTFVALVGPSGCGKSTLLRSLAGLEKITGGTLKIAGKVMNDVPPRARDIAMVFQSYALYPHMTVEQNLTYSLKMHRVPKAEAKQKAEEVAAITGLSRLLDRYPRQLSGGQRQRVAMGRAIIRNPQAFLFDEPLSNLDAALRVSMRKEIRALHDRLNATFVYVTHDQVEAMTMADHVVVMRDGIIEQQGAPLDLYDRPANRFVAGFIGSPAMNFIPAIVAEDGKSLILDFGAVKQTLAINRAIEPGRKLIAGIRPEHIEVVAPGQGSFDVPIAFVESTGSSTFIVAATEPELTIVETRRDRVKAGDMIGLSVDPAQIHLFDASTERLI; this is encoded by the coding sequence ATGAGCCAGGACATCCAAATCGAACTCTCGGGCGTCGAGAAGCACTACGGCGCCTTTCACGCGCTTAAGAACGTCAACCTTTCGATTCCCAAGGGCACATTCGTGGCGCTGGTCGGTCCGTCAGGATGCGGCAAGTCGACGTTGCTCCGTTCGCTTGCCGGGCTGGAAAAAATTACCGGCGGCACGCTGAAGATTGCCGGCAAGGTGATGAACGACGTGCCGCCGCGGGCACGCGATATCGCCATGGTCTTTCAGAGTTACGCCCTCTATCCGCATATGACGGTGGAACAGAACCTGACCTATTCGCTGAAGATGCACCGCGTCCCCAAGGCTGAGGCAAAACAGAAAGCAGAGGAGGTCGCTGCCATCACCGGCCTTTCCAGACTGCTCGATCGTTATCCGCGCCAGCTTTCCGGGGGACAACGGCAGCGCGTCGCCATGGGCCGCGCAATTATCCGCAATCCCCAGGCCTTCCTGTTCGACGAGCCGCTTTCCAACCTTGATGCCGCGTTGCGTGTCTCGATGCGCAAGGAAATCCGGGCGTTGCATGACCGGCTGAACGCCACCTTCGTCTACGTCACCCACGACCAGGTCGAAGCGATGACGATGGCCGACCATGTGGTGGTGATGCGCGATGGCATCATCGAACAGCAGGGCGCGCCGCTCGATCTCTACGACCGGCCGGCGAACCGGTTCGTCGCCGGCTTCATCGGCTCGCCGGCGATGAATTTCATTCCGGCGATCGTCGCGGAAGACGGCAAGAGCCTGATCCTGGATTTCGGCGCCGTGAAGCAGACACTTGCGATCAACCGCGCCATCGAGCCCGGGCGCAAGCTCATCGCGGGGATCCGGCCTGAACATATCGAGGTTGTCGCGCCCGGGCAGGGCAGCTTCGACGTCCCGATTGCCTTCGTCGAATCGACCGGTTCTTCGACCTTCATCGTCGCGGCGACCGAGCCGGAACTGACGATCGTCGAGACGCGCCGCGACAGGGTCAAGGCGGGAGACATGATTGGCCTCTCGGTCGATCCGGCCCAGATCCATCTTTTCGACGCGTCGACGGAGCGCCTGATATAA
- a CDS encoding extracellular solute-binding protein, which yields MNRREFLITSSAAAGLLALPRFASAAAGTIDLYSGSDANIVDLWNNVIRPAFEKAHPGVGLKVTDAGDNNGLRAIADRALAALKTKTDPQADLFEQFDPRLPSGGIDAGLWVKFSAENIEGYDHINPLALDTPYSLPYRGSQVLLAYDNTKLDPKDAPKSWDQLTAWIKANPGQFIYNRPDKGGSGGNFVRRAIHEVNGRDPKKFKVDNFTADSATEALAPAWKILSDLAPSLYDKGAYTSGNTQSIQLLAQGVVTMVPVWSDQVLQAIAQGVLPETTGLVQLGDLALCGGFSSITVFSNGANKDAALKLAAFMLTKDMQEAIITQIGGFPAVSWDHISDDLRKKYADVIPSTIPTFPSGDWEKAINDGWYRSVAPGISRT from the coding sequence ATGAATAGACGTGAATTTCTGATCACATCTTCGGCTGCGGCCGGTCTTCTGGCTCTCCCGCGCTTCGCATCGGCGGCTGCCGGTACGATCGACCTTTACAGCGGTTCGGATGCCAATATCGTCGACCTCTGGAACAACGTCATCCGCCCCGCCTTCGAAAAGGCGCATCCCGGCGTTGGCCTGAAGGTGACCGATGCCGGCGACAATAACGGCCTGCGCGCCATCGCCGACCGTGCACTCGCGGCGCTGAAGACGAAAACCGATCCGCAAGCCGATCTGTTCGAGCAGTTCGATCCGCGTCTGCCGTCCGGCGGCATTGATGCCGGCCTCTGGGTCAAATTCTCGGCCGAGAACATCGAAGGCTACGACCACATCAACCCGCTCGCCCTCGATACGCCCTACTCGCTTCCCTATCGCGGTTCGCAGGTCCTGCTTGCCTACGACAACACCAAGCTCGACCCGAAGGATGCGCCGAAGAGCTGGGATCAGCTGACCGCATGGATCAAAGCAAATCCGGGCCAGTTCATCTACAACAGGCCCGACAAGGGTGGTTCGGGCGGCAACTTCGTCCGCCGCGCAATTCATGAGGTGAACGGCCGCGATCCGAAGAAATTCAAGGTCGACAATTTCACCGCCGACTCCGCCACCGAGGCGCTGGCGCCAGCCTGGAAGATCCTCAGCGATCTTGCACCCTCGCTCTACGACAAGGGCGCTTATACATCAGGCAACACCCAGTCGATCCAGCTGCTCGCCCAGGGGGTCGTCACCATGGTGCCGGTCTGGTCGGACCAGGTGCTGCAGGCGATCGCGCAGGGCGTGCTGCCCGAGACGACCGGCCTCGTGCAGCTCGGCGATCTCGCCCTTTGCGGCGGCTTCTCCAGCATCACCGTATTCTCGAACGGCGCCAACAAGGACGCGGCCCTGAAGCTTGCCGCATTCATGCTGACGAAGGACATGCAGGAAGCAATCATCACTCAGATCGGCGGCTTCCCTGCCGTCTCCTGGGACCACATCTCCGACGATCTGCGCAAGAAATATGCCGACGTCATTCCGTCGACCATCCCGACCTTCCCGAGCGGCGATTGGGAAAAGGCGATCAACGACGGCTGGTACCGCAGTGTCGCCCCTGGCATTAGCCGCACATGA